A region of the Dickeya chrysanthemi NCPPB 402 genome:
CCAGCCCGGTTTTGTATACAATCCATCCGGCCAGCGCCAGCATCACCACGTAAACCGCCGGACCGGCGATATCGATAAAGCGCTTGATGGCGCTCATCCCGTGCCAGAACACCATCGCCTGCAGCAGCCACATCACACCAAAGCACAGCCAGCCCAGCGTCGACAGGCCCAGCCAGTGGCTGGTGGTCAACGCGGTGAGCGACGGAACGAATTTCAGCAGCACCAGCATCAACGCATTGGCGGCCAGATAGGTCTGGATACCGTACCAGGCGAATGCGATCAACCCACGAATCACCGCCGGAATATTGGCGCCGAACACCCCAAACGACTGACGACAAATCACCGCATAGGGTACGCCGCTGAGCTGGCTGGGTTTGGCCACCAGATTGGCGCACAGTTGCACGATGCAAATGCCCGCCAGCAAGCACAGCAGTACCTGCCAACTGGCCAGACCCAGCGTAAAGAAGCTGGCCGCCACCACGTAGCCGCCCATACTGTGAACATCCGACATCCAGAAGGAAAAGATGTTGTACCAGGACCAGTTTTGCTCGCGTGTCGGCGCCAGGTCTTCGTTGCACAGTCTCGGGCTGTAGTGTGCCGGAGCGCTTCCGGCGGGCGTCATGTTTTCTGGCATGGAATCTGCTCCTTTTTTGATGACGATGAAAAATAGAGGTGAATAACCTGTCCTGTGAGGTGTTGCAGGATTTGGGCCAGATTGGTGAATTTTGTATACAATAAATTTATTTTTTGTGTACGATCTGGTGGTGGCGTGATGACGGAAGAAACCAATGAACGATATTTATGGTCTCGGGCAAGAGACAATTTTCGAGCAAAAAGATGACGTTATCTATCAGGCGCTGTTAAACGCGATTGTTGAACATCAATTGCTGCCCGGTGCTCGTCTGCCGGAAGAGGCGCTGGCGGACGTATTTGGCGTGAGTCGTACCGGGATCCGCAAGGTGTTACAGCGTCTGGCAACGGTGCAAATGATCACGCTGTTGCCCAAACGTGGTGCACAGGTGGCGACGCCGACGGTAGAAGAAGCACGTGAGATCTTTCAAACCCGTAGCCTGATGGAGTGCGCCAACCTGCCTGCGGTGCTGGCCCACTGCCAGCCGCCGCACCTGGCGGCGCTGGAAAAACTGATGAAGGCGGAGGAAAAAGCCCATCAGGATCGCAACGGGCCGGAGGCGATCCGCCTGTCGGCCGCCTTTCATATTCAGTTGCAGGCGATTTCCGGCAACAGCGTGCTGACCAGTATGGTGTCGCAATTGACGCTGCGGTCATCTCTGGTGATCGCGGCTTATGGTGCCCCCTGGCAGCAAGGCTGCCGTTGTCATGATCACCATGATCTGCTGACACTGCTGCGTAACCGTGATTTGGCGGCGCTGACGACCGCCATGCAACAGCATTTCGACGATATCGTCGCCAGCCTGCGTTTCGGCGGTGATAGCGCGACCACGCCGGATTTCTCGCGGCTGTTCAGCCATCTGAAGTCGTTCGATAACCCCAAAAAGGAGCAGGGCGCATGAGCGGATGCGTGATTCAGGTAATCAACCCCAATACCAGCCTGACGATGACGGAAACCATCGGTGAAGCGGCGCGGCGAGCGGCGGCACCCGGTACTGCGATTCTGGCGGTATGCCCATCGCAAGGGGTGCCGTCGATCGAAGGGCATTTTGATGAAGCGGTGGCGACCCTCGGCGTGCTGGAGCAGGTTCGGCTGGGGCGCGAGCAGGGGGTCAACGGTCATGTCATCGCCTGCTTTGGCGATCCCGGTCTGCTGGCGGCGCGGGAACTGGCGAGTGCGCCGGTGTTGGGGATCGCCGAAGCGGCGATGCATCTGGCGACGCTGGTGGCGACGCGCTTTTCCATCGTCACCACGCTGCCGCGCACGCTGATCATCGCCCGTCATCTGGTGCAACGCTACGGCTTCGAGCACCACTGCGCCGCGCTGCACGCCATCGACCTGCCGGTACTGGCGTTGGAAGATGGGCAAGGGCTGGCGCAGCATAAGGTGCGGGAAATGTGTATACAAGCGAAGCGGCAGGATGGATCCGGCGCCATTGTGCTGGGCTGCGGCGGTATGGCCGATCTGGCGCAGGCGCTGACGCAGGAGTTGGGGATCCCGGTGATCGACGGCGTCGGTGCGGCGGTGAAGATGGTGGAGTCGCTGGTTGGACTGGGGCTCGCCACCAGCAAACACGGCGATCTGGATTATCCACTGGACAAGCCGTTAACCGGCGCGTTCGGGACGTTGCGTTAATCGACGCCGTGCCGTTGCGGCTCTCATAATAAGGAAAGACACCATGACACTCTCTCAGCAGTGGAGTTCAGATCCTGACTACCCGCGCGATCTGATCGGTTATGCCGGTCAACCGCCGCACGCTCGCTGGCCTGGACAGGCGCGCATTGCGGTTCAGTTTGTGCTGAATTACGAAGAAGGGGCGGAAAACCATGTGCTGCACGGCGACGCCGGTTCCGAGCAGTTTCTGTCCGATATCATCGGCGCTGCCAGTTACCCGGCGCGGCATATGTCGATGGACTCGCTCTATGAATACGGTTCTCGTGCCGGTTTCTGGCGTATTCATCAGGAATTTCAGCGCCGTG
Encoded here:
- a CDS encoding GntR family transcriptional regulator, producing MNDIYGLGQETIFEQKDDVIYQALLNAIVEHQLLPGARLPEEALADVFGVSRTGIRKVLQRLATVQMITLLPKRGAQVATPTVEEAREIFQTRSLMECANLPAVLAHCQPPHLAALEKLMKAEEKAHQDRNGPEAIRLSAAFHIQLQAISGNSVLTSMVSQLTLRSSLVIAAYGAPWQQGCRCHDHHDLLTLLRNRDLAALTTAMQQHFDDIVASLRFGGDSATTPDFSRLFSHLKSFDNPKKEQGA
- a CDS encoding aspartate/glutamate racemase family protein, producing the protein MSGCVIQVINPNTSLTMTETIGEAARRAAAPGTAILAVCPSQGVPSIEGHFDEAVATLGVLEQVRLGREQGVNGHVIACFGDPGLLAARELASAPVLGIAEAAMHLATLVATRFSIVTTLPRTLIIARHLVQRYGFEHHCAALHAIDLPVLALEDGQGLAQHKVREMCIQAKRQDGSGAIVLGCGGMADLAQALTQELGIPVIDGVGAAVKMVESLVGLGLATSKHGDLDYPLDKPLTGAFGTLR